In the Granulosicoccus antarcticus IMCC3135 genome, TGCATGACCATATCCAGTACCACCGGGCCACCATGACCTTGCAGTTCCAGCACATGCTCACCGGTAAATGAATGCGGTGCTTCGAAGAGCAGCGCTATCCCACGATCAAGTACCGAACTGTCATCGGCAATAAAAGGGAGATAGCAGGCTTCGCGCACTGGCAAAGCCTGCTGACAAATAGCCTGGGCTATCTGCGGGGCCAATGGCCCACTGATCCTGATAATGCCGATACCAGCGCGCCCTGCGCCACTGGCAACGGCCGTTATGGTATCGCCACTATCATTCACGAGATAAAACGACCTTCATGGTTAACTGAACGAAGACGACCTACTTTTCGTCCTTGCCTAAATCAACACCAGCGTCCTTGTCACCATCAACATCCAACTGCTTGACGTCTTCATCGTTGGCAGCGGCTTTGTCGCCCTTGCCACCCTTCTTACCCTTGCCGCCCTTGTTGTTCTTCTCACCCAGTACATGTCGAGTAATGTAGTACTGCTGGGAAATGGACAGACTGTTATTGACTACCCAATAGAGCACGAGACCCGCTGGGAAGAAGGCAAAGAAGACACCGAAAATCAATGGCAAGAACTGGAACACCTTGGCCTGGATCGGATCAACCGGAGCAGGATTCAGCTTTTGCTGGAAATACATAGTCGTCGCCATGATGACCGGCAATATGTATAACGGATCGCGCAGTGACAGATCCTGTATCCAGAGCATGAATGGCGCCTGGCGCAATTCCACACTCTCCAGCAATGTCCAGTACAAGGCAATGAAAACCGGAATCTGGATCACCATGGGCAAACAGCCGCCTAATGGATTGACCTTTTCCTTCTTGTACAACTCCATGGTGGCCTGACCCATCTTGGTCCGGTCATCGCCATGGCGTTCTTTCAAGGAGGCCAGTTTAGGTTGTAACAACTTCATTCTGGCCATCGAGCGATAGCTGGCTTCGGACAGTTTGTAGAACACTGCCTTGATGATGAAGGTGGTGAAAATGATCGCCCAACCCCAGTTACCAATCAGCCCATGAATGGTCTTGAGTAGCCAGAACAGAGGATCTGCAATGATCGTCAACCAACCAAAATCAACCGTCAGTTCCAAGTGTGGAGCGGCGGCGGCCAGCTTGTCCTGAACCTTGGGACCGATGAAAGCCTTGGAGCTGAATGTGCCTTGCCCACCTGCTGGAATGACCTGACTGCCGGAAACCATACCGATGAGGTAGTGGTTCTCTTGTGGCAGATAGCGACTGTAGGCCGTATTTTGCTCACCGACTGTGGGGATCCAGGCAGTTGCGAAATAATGCTGAATCATGGCGACCCAACCGTCGGTCACGGAAACACTCAGATTTTCATCTTCCATGTCACCGAACTTGATCTTGGTGTAAAGATCTTCTTCATTACTGACGACAGCCCCTATATAGGTATTGACGAATTGTTGCTTCTCGTCCTTGGTACCCGGCTTTCGCTTCAGCTGTCGATACTGGTTGACGGTCCAATCTGCACCGGAACCATTATCAATCACGTATTCCACACCGACTTCATAGAGGCCACGAGTGAAGGTCAGGGTTTTGGTAACGGTTATGCCATTGCCGGACTCCCAGACAAATGGCACAGTTATCGTGTCTTGACCATCTGCCAGCGCGTAACTGGACTCAGTCGTACTCATCAGTTCACGATGCGTCGGCGCAGGCTCATTGGCCTTGCCCTGTAAACCGGACTCGGCTACCAGATAGTGCAGCGGATCGTCGCTCATCAGCTGGAAGGCTGACTCTGGTAAATCGACGGATATTGGATAATCCTTCAATTCAACACCGGAGATGGTGGCACCCAATGCACTGATCTTGACGTCTAATACGTCAGTAGATACAGAGACAACGGGGATATCGGCAGCAGCAGTAGCTGCGGTTTGCGTCGCCGGCGCACCTGCAACCGCACCCGGCATGTCAGCAGCGTTGTTGGCGGAATCGCCTGTCGGCGTCCCCGTCACAGGCGTTGCTCCAGGAACAGCAGTGGAGGTTTGCACCACAGGTGCCGGCGAGTGGTAATCCTGCATCCACGTCTGATAGATAATCAGACTTAGAAAACCGAATGCGAGGTACAACAGCAGTCGTTGGGTTTCCATTAACTCTTAGATTGGTCGAATGAGGGAGAATTGGTGTGCGCGGTGCAAATACTCTCACCGTGCTCCATGGGCTGATTCTTGGGTTGCGGCACCGGATCGAAACCACCCGGATGAAATGGATGGCAACGACAAACTCGCAGCAGAGCCATCCGGCCGCCCTGTAGTGTACCGTGAGTTTCGATTGCTTCCGCAGCGTATTGCGAGCAACTAGGCACAAATCGACATCGAGGCGGCAATAAGGGGCTCACCCAGCGTCGATAAAAGGCGATGAGCCGAAGCATCAGCTAGCTTTTTTTGATTCTGTAAGGGCGCGCGACTGCGGTTGTTTTCGCAAGCCAGCTCTCATTTTCAGAAACAGGGCATCAATGGACGCGCGCAAATCAGCTGTAGAAGCCTTTGTTGCAGCATCTCGGTTCATAACCACCATTTCCAGCCCTGCCAGTGTCGACTGCTGATAGCGAAACGCTTCTCGCGCTACTCGCTTGATCTTGTTCCGATCAACTGCTCGCTTGGCTCTTTTCTTGGCAATAGCCAAGCCTAATCTGGGTGAACGCAAATCATCACGTCGAACCAGGATAGTCCAGTAGTTGTCGGAGTAGCGTTTGTTCTGCTTGAAAACCTCACTGTAGTCTCCGGCCGTCAGCAGTCTGGCTGATCGAGTGAAGCTATAGT is a window encoding:
- the yidD gene encoding membrane protein insertion efficiency factor YidD, whose translation is MLRLIAFYRRWVSPLLPPRCRFVPSCSQYAAEAIETHGTLQGGRMALLRVCRCHPFHPGGFDPVPQPKNQPMEHGESICTAHTNSPSFDQSKS
- the rnpA gene encoding ribonuclease P protein component gives rise to the protein MPHPDELSVCGSSLSNDREADVEASQSATNYSFTRSARLLTAGDYSEVFKQNKRYSDNYWTILVRRDDLRSPRLGLAIAKKRAKRAVDRNKIKRVAREAFRYQQSTLAGLEMVVMNRDAATKASTADLRASIDALFLKMRAGLRKQPQSRALTESKKAS
- the yidC gene encoding membrane protein insertase YidC, which translates into the protein METQRLLLYLAFGFLSLIIYQTWMQDYHSPAPVVQTSTAVPGATPVTGTPTGDSANNAADMPGAVAGAPATQTAATAAADIPVVSVSTDVLDVKISALGATISGVELKDYPISVDLPESAFQLMSDDPLHYLVAESGLQGKANEPAPTHRELMSTTESSYALADGQDTITVPFVWESGNGITVTKTLTFTRGLYEVGVEYVIDNGSGADWTVNQYRQLKRKPGTKDEKQQFVNTYIGAVVSNEEDLYTKIKFGDMEDENLSVSVTDGWVAMIQHYFATAWIPTVGEQNTAYSRYLPQENHYLIGMVSGSQVIPAGGQGTFSSKAFIGPKVQDKLAAAAPHLELTVDFGWLTIIADPLFWLLKTIHGLIGNWGWAIIFTTFIIKAVFYKLSEASYRSMARMKLLQPKLASLKERHGDDRTKMGQATMELYKKEKVNPLGGCLPMVIQIPVFIALYWTLLESVELRQAPFMLWIQDLSLRDPLYILPVIMATTMYFQQKLNPAPVDPIQAKVFQFLPLIFGVFFAFFPAGLVLYWVVNNSLSISQQYYITRHVLGEKNNKGGKGKKGGKGDKAAANDEDVKQLDVDGDKDAGVDLGKDEK